One Buchnera aphidicola (Pentalonia nigronervosa) DNA segment encodes these proteins:
- a CDS encoding nucleotide exchange factor GrpE yields the protein MENREKNTQKTQNIQQDNKPREIENNVSNFQNIEIENLKIQLSNNQNKINDIKLRTLANIDNIKKNAEKTIKNIKLKKTSNFFKNIIPIIDSLEDVLLFCNNLKTENTPLLKGIELTLQSLFNLLCTSKVKIEGKKCEIFNSKIHHIASTQKSKKIPENHIISVYKKGFTFNKIVLRKAEVIICKN from the coding sequence ATGGAAAACCGCGAAAAAAATACACAAAAAACACAAAATATACAACAAGATAATAAACCACGCGAAATTGAAAATAATGTTTCTAATTTTCAAAATATAGAAATAGAAAACCTAAAAATACAACTATCAAACAACCAAAATAAAATTAACGATATTAAATTACGCACATTAGCAAATATTGATAACATTAAAAAAAATGCAGAAAAAACAATAAAAAATATTAAATTAAAAAAAACAAGTAATTTTTTTAAAAATATTATACCAATTATAGATTCTCTTGAAGACGTTTTATTATTCTGCAATAATTTAAAAACAGAAAACACACCTTTACTAAAAGGAATAGAATTAACATTACAATCATTATTTAATTTATTATGTACATCAAAAGTAAAAATAGAAGGAAAAAAATGTGAAATTTTCAACTCTAAAATTCATCACATTGCTTCAACTCAAAAATCTAAAAAAATACCTGAAAATCATATTATTTCTGTTTACAAAAAAGGATTTACTTTTAATAAAATAGTTTTACGAAAAGCAGAAGTTATAATTTGTAAAAATTAA
- the nadK gene encoding NAD(+) kinase, whose product MKQHFTCIGIVGSPRHTNALITHEILYKWLMKKGYHVFVEHVIAKELNLKHPNTATLVEIGQLCELAVVIGGDGNLLCAARVLSLYDIKIVGINRGNLGFLADLNPETGLRVLSEILSGNYFLDNRFLLDVQVREKKTISKSSIAINEVVLHPSCLDYMIEFAVYIDGKFSFSQRADGFIVSTPTGSTGYSLSAGGPIIAASLDAITLISMFPHTLSSRPLVIRNDSIICLKISNFDSNLKISCDSQIILPIEEGECVFIRRSNYYLHLIHPKSYDYFKTLTTKLNWSKKFFRNHSNR is encoded by the coding sequence ATGAAGCAACATTTTACCTGCATTGGCATTGTTGGAAGCCCTCGTCATACGAATGCATTAATAACACATGAGATATTATATAAATGGCTAATGAAGAAAGGATATCATGTTTTTGTCGAACATGTTATTGCTAAAGAATTAAATTTAAAACATCCTAATACTGCTACTTTAGTCGAAATTGGACAACTGTGTGAATTAGCAGTTGTAATTGGTGGAGATGGTAATTTATTATGTGCAGCTCGTGTTTTATCATTATACGATATTAAAATTGTTGGTATTAATCGCGGTAATTTAGGATTTTTGGCTGACTTAAATCCTGAAACTGGATTAAGAGTATTATCAGAAATTTTATCTGGAAATTATTTTTTAGATAATCGTTTTTTATTAGATGTGCAGGTGCGTGAAAAAAAAACTATTTCTAAGTCAAGTATAGCTATTAATGAAGTTGTATTGCATCCTTCATGTTTAGATTATATGATAGAATTTGCAGTTTATATTGATGGTAAATTTTCTTTTTCTCAACGTGCAGATGGTTTTATTGTTTCTACACCAACTGGTTCAACTGGTTATTCTCTATCTGCTGGTGGGCCAATTATTGCTGCATCTTTAGATGCAATTACATTAATTTCTATGTTTCCTCATACTTTATCTTCGCGTCCATTGGTGATTCGAAATGATAGTATCATTTGCTTAAAAATTTCTAATTTTGATAGTAACTTAAAGATTAGTTGTGACAGTCAGATAATTTTGCCAATTGAAGAAGGAGAGTGTGTATTTATCCGTCGTAGTAACTATTATTTACATTTAATTCATCCTAAAAGTTATGACTATTTCAAAACGTTAACTACAAAATTAAATTGGTCCAAAAAATTTTTTAGAAACCATTCTAATAGATAA
- the grxD gene encoding Grx4 family monothiol glutaredoxin, whose translation MNIIQKIEKQIKDNIILIYMKGTPNSPSCGFSAQAVQAVSACGEKFAYIDVLENTDIRTELPKYANWPTFPQLWIKGELIGGCSIIVDMFKTGELKKLILNAVKKI comes from the coding sequence ATGAATATTATTCAAAAAATAGAAAAACAGATAAAAGATAATATTATTTTGATTTATATGAAAGGAACACCAAACTCTCCGAGTTGTGGTTTTTCAGCACAAGCAGTACAAGCAGTATCAGCATGTGGAGAAAAATTTGCATATATTGATGTTTTAGAAAATACAGATATTAGAACTGAGTTACCAAAATATGCTAATTGGCCTACGTTTCCTCAGTTATGGATAAAAGGTGAGTTAATTGGTGGTTGTAGTATTATAGTAGACATGTTTAAAACTGGCGAATTAAAAAAATTAATATTAAATGCAGTAAAAAAAATATAA
- the rnt gene encoding ribonuclease T, whose product MSIIKTCNLLSDRFRTFYPVVIDFETAGFNSKTDAILEMAVITLKMDNFGWLHKEHTLHFHIKPFKGSIINSDAISFNKIDPFNPLRGAISEKKAIESMIKMVQDGIKENDCSQGIVVAHNATFDHNFLMEAIQRAKIKHNPFHSFVTFDTAALSGLAVGQTVLAKACKAIGLPFDNNQAHSALYDTLQTANLFCELVNRWKRLGGWPLNIEKK is encoded by the coding sequence ATGTCTATAATTAAAACATGTAATCTATTAAGTGATCGATTTCGAACGTTTTATCCCGTTGTAATAGATTTTGAAACAGCAGGTTTTAATTCAAAAACAGATGCAATATTAGAAATGGCTGTAATAACTTTAAAAATGGATAATTTCGGATGGCTGCATAAAGAACACACATTACATTTTCATATCAAACCATTTAAAGGATCTATAATAAATTCTGATGCAATTTCCTTCAATAAAATTGATCCATTTAACCCACTACGCGGCGCAATCAGTGAAAAAAAAGCAATTGAATCTATGATAAAAATGGTACAAGACGGTATAAAAGAAAACGATTGCAGTCAAGGTATTGTTGTAGCTCATAACGCTACCTTTGATCACAATTTTCTAATGGAAGCAATTCAAAGAGCAAAAATAAAACACAATCCTTTTCACTCATTTGTTACATTTGATACAGCTGCATTAAGTGGATTAGCTGTTGGTCAAACCGTTTTAGCTAAAGCATGTAAAGCCATCGGGTTACCATTTGATAACAATCAAGCACATTCAGCTTTATATGATACATTGCAAACTGCAAATCTTTTTTGCGAATTAGTAAATCGATGGAAACGTTTAGGTGGGTGGCCATTAAATATCGAAAAAAAATAA
- a CDS encoding superoxide dismutase [Mn] (SodA; manganese binding; only present under aerobic conditions; destroys free radicals), whose amino-acid sequence MSYTLASLPYLYNALEPFFDEKTMMIHHTKHHQNYINNTNSILKNTIFSSLSIDELISIFDEIVLDDKISLRNNAGGHINHTFFWDILKIGTTLTSDLKIELEKQFGTVENFKNQFEEIACSHFGSGWVWLVKKHNMLSIISTPNQDNPLMGGVASDSYGYPIIGLDLWEHAYYLKYQNKRLDYVKAFWNVVNWEKASCRLQSN is encoded by the coding sequence ATGAGTTATACTCTTGCGTCTTTACCATATTTATATAATGCTTTAGAACCATTTTTTGATGAAAAAACTATGATGATTCATCATACTAAACATCATCAAAATTACATTAATAATACCAATTCAATTTTAAAAAATACTATTTTTTCTTCATTGTCTATTGATGAGTTGATATCTATTTTTGACGAAATAGTTTTAGATGACAAAATATCTTTGCGCAATAACGCTGGGGGTCATATTAATCATACTTTTTTCTGGGACATTTTAAAAATTGGGACTACGCTAACTAGCGATTTAAAAATAGAATTGGAAAAACAATTTGGTACTGTTGAAAACTTTAAAAATCAATTTGAAGAAATCGCTTGTAGTCATTTTGGTTCGGGTTGGGTATGGTTAGTAAAAAAACATAATATGTTGTCTATCATATCCACTCCCAATCAAGATAATCCATTAATGGGTGGTGTTGCATCTGATTCTTATGGATATCCTATTATTGGATTAGATCTTTGGGAACATGCTTATTACTTAAAATATCAAAATAAACGATTAGATTATGTGAAAGCTTTTTGGAATGTAGTGAATTGGGAAAAAGCGTCTTGTCGATTACAGAGTAATTAA
- the pth gene encoding aminoacyl-tRNA hydrolase — protein MIVGLSNPKTQYHQTRHNAGSWCIYDFMKLHSKVLVEEKKFFGFTGLININARVIRILVPNIFMNLNGKSVFKMASFYNIHLSEILIIHDDLELCPGIVKIKYGYGHNGHNGLRNIISCFQKKIDFYRFRIGIGRPEKKNLVSSFVLSSPTKTENMLIKKAILHTIKAISLFMG, from the coding sequence ATGATTGTTGGTTTATCTAATCCAAAAACGCAGTATCATCAAACTCGTCATAATGCGGGGTCATGGTGCATTTATGATTTTATGAAATTACATTCTAAGGTTTTAGTTGAAGAAAAGAAATTTTTTGGTTTTACTGGTTTAATTAATATTAATGCACGTGTTATTCGTATTCTTGTACCCAACATTTTTATGAATTTAAATGGTAAATCAGTATTTAAAATGGCTTCTTTTTATAATATTCATTTATCTGAAATATTAATAATACATGATGACTTGGAACTTTGCCCTGGTATTGTGAAAATAAAATATGGTTACGGGCATAATGGGCATAATGGATTAAGAAACATCATTTCTTGTTTTCAAAAAAAAATAGATTTTTATCGATTTCGAATTGGAATTGGTCGTCCAGAAAAAAAAAATTTAGTTTCGTCGTTTGTGCTATCTAGTCCTACAAAAACAGAAAATATGTTAATTAAAAAAGCTATTTTACATACTATAAAAGCAATTAGTTTGTTCATGGGTTAA
- the ychF gene encoding redox-regulated ATPase YchF, producing the protein MSFKCGIIGLPNVGKSTLFNILTTGHSAVANFPFCTIKPNIGIVSVVDPRIEKIASIVCPKKIVNTFIEFVDIAGLVKGASQGDGLGNQFLSNIRETHAIVHVVRCFKDDNIIHIYNRINPIEDVNIINTELIFSDCDICEKALLQLGKKTTILHKDIELTRQVLKKCLNHLKQVCMLKTLTLSIDEKKLLQNFCLLTLKPTMYVANINDQKESYRALSELKKMANAAGEIVIPIFSNLELDLVFMDSSEKKDFMDAFEIKDLGLNNVILSGYKLLNLITFFTVGKKEIRSWSVPNGSTSLYAARKIHSDFSKGFIRMQVISYIDFIKYKDESKIKKLGKCRIEGKDYRIQDGDIIRVFFNV; encoded by the coding sequence ATGAGTTTTAAATGCGGCATTATAGGATTGCCAAATGTTGGTAAGTCTACTTTATTTAATATTTTAACTACAGGACATTCTGCAGTTGCAAACTTTCCATTTTGTACTATAAAACCTAATATTGGTATTGTATCAGTAGTGGATCCTCGCATTGAAAAGATTGCGTCTATTGTTTGTCCTAAAAAAATAGTAAATACATTTATAGAATTTGTAGATATTGCAGGTTTAGTAAAAGGAGCATCTCAAGGTGATGGACTAGGTAATCAATTTTTAAGTAATATACGAGAAACGCATGCTATAGTACATGTAGTACGTTGTTTCAAAGATGATAATATCATTCATATTTATAATCGTATTAATCCTATAGAAGATGTGAATATTATCAACACTGAGCTTATTTTTTCAGATTGTGATATTTGTGAAAAAGCATTATTACAATTAGGTAAAAAAACAACCATTCTCCATAAAGATATAGAATTGACACGACAAGTTTTGAAAAAATGCCTTAATCATTTAAAACAAGTTTGTATGTTAAAAACGCTTACATTAAGTATTGATGAGAAAAAACTTCTTCAGAATTTTTGTTTATTAACCTTAAAACCAACAATGTACGTTGCAAATATTAATGATCAGAAAGAATCTTACCGTGCTTTAAGTGAGTTAAAAAAAATGGCAAATGCGGCAGGTGAGATAGTGATTCCAATTTTTTCAAATTTAGAATTAGATTTAGTATTTATGGACAGTTCTGAAAAAAAAGATTTTATGGATGCTTTTGAAATAAAAGATTTAGGATTAAATAACGTGATTTTATCTGGTTATAAATTACTCAATTTAATAACTTTTTTTACTGTAGGAAAAAAAGAAATTCGAAGTTGGTCTGTTCCTAATGGTAGTACTAGTTTATACGCAGCTCGTAAAATACATAGTGATTTCAGTAAAGGTTTTATTCGAATGCAAGTTATTTCGTACATTGATTTTATAAAATATAAAGATGAATCAAAAATTAAAAAATTAGGAAAATGTAGAATAGAAGGCAAAGATTATCGCATACAAGATGGTGATATTATTCGTGTTTTCTTTAATGTGTAA
- the thrC gene encoding threonine synthase, producing MKLYNLKNHKEKVNFEEAVKLGLGEQQGLFFPTEIPTFTSCEIKKILKMDFVSKSTEILFKFIGDEITKKTLYQSVQKAFALTTPLKVIVSKNIHCLELFHGPTLAFKDFGARFMAQMLLLFNENSTRITILTATSGDTGAAVAHAFYKMNNVQVVILYPKGKITALQEKLFCTLGKNIKTISVNGSFDDCQKLVKTAFNNKDLKMSIGLNSANSINISRLLAQICYYFEAFSLLSTQQKKKLVIAIPCGNFGNLTAGLLAQSLGLPISSFIACTNANDTVPRFLKSGRWNPRKTISTMSNAMDISQPNNWPRIKELSTQKKWILETLRFGSVSDHDTKKTLQELFQLGYLSEPHAAIAYKLLKDQLKQDEFGLFLGTAHPAKFKVTIEKILKNNISLPIALKNRIALPILSYNIDPDFSQLKQFLIAN from the coding sequence ATGAAACTTTATAACTTAAAAAATCATAAAGAAAAAGTAAATTTTGAAGAAGCAGTAAAATTAGGATTAGGAGAACAACAGGGATTGTTTTTTCCAACAGAAATTCCAACTTTTACATCTTGTGAAATCAAAAAAATATTAAAAATGGATTTTGTTTCTAAAAGTACCGAAATACTTTTTAAATTTATTGGTGATGAAATCACAAAAAAAACATTATATCAAAGTGTTCAAAAAGCATTTGCACTGACTACTCCATTAAAAGTGATTGTATCAAAGAACATCCATTGCTTGGAATTATTTCACGGTCCAACACTAGCTTTTAAAGATTTTGGCGCACGTTTTATGGCACAAATGCTTTTGTTATTTAATGAAAATAGTACACGAATAACTATTTTAACTGCAACATCAGGAGATACTGGCGCTGCAGTAGCTCATGCATTTTATAAAATGAATAATGTTCAAGTGGTTATTTTATATCCGAAAGGAAAAATTACTGCACTACAAGAAAAATTGTTTTGTACATTAGGAAAAAATATAAAAACAATATCTGTTAATGGTAGTTTTGATGATTGTCAAAAATTAGTAAAAACAGCGTTTAATAATAAAGACTTAAAAATGTCAATTGGATTAAATTCAGCAAATTCTATTAATATTAGTCGATTATTAGCACAAATATGCTATTATTTTGAAGCATTTTCCTTACTTTCGACACAACAAAAGAAAAAATTAGTAATAGCAATTCCATGTGGTAATTTTGGAAATCTGACAGCTGGACTACTAGCCCAATCGCTCGGTTTACCAATATCATCTTTTATAGCATGCACAAACGCAAATGACACTGTTCCAAGATTTTTAAAAAGTGGCAGATGGAATCCTCGAAAAACAATATCTACAATGTCTAATGCCATGGATATCAGTCAACCCAATAATTGGCCTCGTATTAAAGAATTATCTACACAAAAAAAATGGATACTAGAAACACTTAGATTTGGTAGTGTATCAGATCATGATACTAAAAAAACGTTGCAAGAATTATTTCAATTAGGTTATCTTTCTGAACCTCATGCAGCAATTGCGTATAAATTACTTAAAGATCAATTGAAACAAGATGAATTCGGTTTATTTCTAGGTACTGCGCATCCTGCAAAATTTAAAGTAACGATTGAGAAAATATTAAAAAACAATATTTCGTTGCCGATAGCATTAAAAAATAGAATCGCATTACCAATACTATCTTATAATATTGATCCAGATTTTAGCCAATTAAAACAATTTTTAATAGCAAACTAA
- the thrB gene encoding homoserine kinase, producing MIKIYAPASIGNVGVGFDILGAAIKPIDGTLLGDCVTIQSANKFELINKGVFSKKLPQTIQKNITWKCWIKFCEILKKNVPVSIILEKNMPIGSGLGSSACSIVATLVAINQFCNQPLNSQELLLLMGEIEGEISGSIHYDNVAPSFFGGLQLILDDPKIINQQLPNIKNWLWIIAWPGINISTAQARKILPKKYTKDICIKNSRYLASFIHALYTKQSHLAARSMQDFIAEPYRVKLLPNFLRCKKKIQGIGAISCGISGSGPTIFAVSDKISTAKKISLWLKENYLQNNEGFVHICFLDLQGTRNIG from the coding sequence ATGATTAAAATTTATGCGCCAGCTTCTATTGGTAATGTTGGAGTAGGATTTGATATTTTAGGAGCAGCAATTAAACCAATAGACGGAACTTTATTAGGGGATTGTGTTACAATACAATCAGCAAATAAATTTGAATTAATCAACAAAGGTGTATTTTCTAAAAAATTACCTCAAACAATCCAAAAAAATATTACATGGAAATGTTGGATAAAATTTTGTGAAATTCTAAAAAAAAATGTTCCAGTGTCCATTATTCTTGAAAAAAACATGCCTATTGGATCAGGATTAGGATCCAGCGCTTGTTCTATAGTTGCTACCTTAGTCGCAATAAATCAATTTTGCAATCAACCATTAAATTCACAAGAATTATTACTTCTGATGGGAGAAATAGAAGGAGAAATATCAGGTAGTATACATTACGATAACGTTGCTCCATCTTTTTTCGGAGGTCTACAATTAATATTAGATGATCCAAAAATAATTAATCAACAATTGCCGAATATTAAAAACTGGCTCTGGATTATAGCTTGGCCAGGAATTAATATTTCTACTGCACAAGCAAGAAAAATCTTGCCGAAAAAATATACAAAAGATATTTGTATTAAAAATAGTCGTTATTTAGCAAGTTTCATTCATGCTTTATACACTAAACAATCTCATTTAGCAGCTAGATCAATGCAAGATTTTATAGCAGAACCATATCGTGTCAAATTACTACCAAACTTTTTAAGATGCAAAAAAAAAATTCAAGGAATTGGAGCAATTAGTTGTGGTATTTCCGGTTCTGGTCCTACGATCTTTGCTGTTTCTGATAAAATTAGTACTGCGAAAAAAATATCTTTATGGTTAAAAGAAAATTATCTGCAAAACAATGAAGGATTTGTTCACATTTGCTTTTTAGATTTACAAGGTACACGTAACATAGGATAA
- the thrA gene encoding bifunctional aspartate kinase/homoserine dehydrogenase I: MKLLKFGGTSLANARKFLFVADIIEKNFQCGKTAVVLSAPATVTNHLVSICEEIVNYDNMLTIIATLEKIFIDLINDLNKVQSNFLYEITKKNIIRELDQIKNLTHGISLLKTCPKNVRAIIISKGEILSVYIMKNILISRNYKVTIIDPIYNFASSGTYLDSTVDILESKKRIEKIHFQKDNILLMSGFIAGNRKQELVLLGRNGSDYSAAILAVCLKAKCCEIWTDVDGVFTCDPREIPNTHLLKSISYQEAMELSYFGAKILHPRTIEPISQFNIPCIIKNTKNIKSNGTWIKKKYNSNTFLLKGVTYLKKIAMLNISGMYIKNVRNLISRIFSIIYKNHTKIILLTQSSSEDKIAVCILEKESERFLYSLQQEFQLELHNKLLNPFRVTNNLSVLSVIGENINKKYNIASKIFSTLGTAKINVLAIAQGSSKHSISIVVEEKYISQAVQKVHYTLFNDKKIIDVLLIGIGGIGTTLLKQILQQQKSLQQKNVEIQIRVIANSKKMLMPEKKIDLSNWENDFKNTTKIFNLDVLKKIIKNHSFLNPVIVDCTSDQLISEQYIDFLNNEFHIVTSNKKANTNKLDYYQKIRKTAFKKNKKFLYETNVGAGLPAIETLKNLRNTGDHLIRFKGILSGSLSFIFGRLEEGISLSQATKEAKKLGFTEPNPCDDLSGTDVARKLLILAREAGYKTELQDIKIEPLLPKDFTNYKKPYEFLEKLKELDPIFLKKNNKANAKNSVLRFVGTIKNTGQCSVKIEEISKNHPLYKVKNGENALAFYTNYYQPIPLILRGYGAGNNVTASGVFSDLLRILS; encoded by the coding sequence ATGAAACTATTAAAATTTGGCGGCACGTCACTAGCTAATGCAAGAAAATTTCTATTTGTAGCTGATATTATAGAAAAAAATTTCCAATGCGGAAAAACAGCTGTAGTACTTTCAGCTCCAGCTACAGTAACTAATCATTTAGTTTCCATTTGTGAAGAAATTGTAAATTATGACAACATGCTAACAATCATTGCAACTTTAGAAAAAATTTTTATTGATTTAATAAACGATCTTAACAAAGTACAGTCTAATTTTTTATACGAGATAACTAAAAAAAACATTATTAGAGAATTGGATCAAATAAAAAATTTAACGCATGGTATATCATTATTAAAAACATGTCCAAAAAATGTTCGAGCAATAATTATTTCAAAAGGTGAAATACTCTCAGTTTATATAATGAAGAATATATTAATTTCTAGAAATTACAAAGTAACTATCATTGATCCAATATATAATTTTGCATCTTCAGGAACATATTTAGATTCCACCGTTGACATATTAGAATCTAAAAAACGTATTGAAAAAATTCATTTTCAAAAAGACAACATTCTTTTAATGTCGGGTTTTATTGCTGGAAATCGAAAACAAGAATTAGTATTATTAGGACGAAATGGTTCTGATTATTCTGCTGCAATATTAGCAGTTTGTTTAAAAGCAAAATGCTGTGAAATTTGGACCGATGTTGACGGAGTTTTTACTTGCGACCCAAGAGAAATTCCTAATACACATCTTCTAAAATCAATATCATATCAAGAAGCAATGGAACTGTCTTATTTTGGCGCAAAAATATTGCATCCTCGTACAATTGAACCAATTTCTCAATTTAACATCCCATGTATTATTAAAAACACAAAAAACATTAAATCTAACGGAACATGGATTAAAAAAAAATATAATTCGAATACATTTCTTTTAAAAGGCGTAACTTACCTTAAAAAAATAGCAATGTTGAACATATCAGGAATGTATATTAAAAATGTCAGAAATCTAATTTCACGCATATTTTCCATAATATATAAAAATCACACTAAAATAATATTACTTACTCAATCATCGTCAGAAGACAAAATCGCTGTTTGCATTTTAGAAAAAGAATCTGAAAGATTTTTGTATTCTTTACAACAAGAGTTTCAACTAGAATTACACAATAAATTATTAAATCCATTTCGCGTTACTAATAATTTATCTGTCTTATCAGTTATCGGCGAAAATATAAATAAAAAATATAATATCGCATCCAAAATTTTTTCTACTTTAGGTACTGCAAAAATCAATGTTCTCGCAATCGCACAAGGATCTTCAAAACACTCAATCTCAATTGTAGTTGAAGAAAAATATATATCACAAGCTGTACAAAAAGTACATTACACATTATTTAATGACAAAAAAATTATTGATGTTCTTTTAATTGGTATTGGTGGTATCGGCACTACACTGTTAAAACAAATATTACAACAACAAAAATCACTGCAACAAAAAAATGTTGAAATTCAAATCCGAGTCATTGCAAATTCTAAAAAAATGTTAATGCCAGAAAAAAAAATAGACTTATCTAATTGGGAAAATGATTTTAAAAACACAACAAAAATATTTAATTTAGACGTATTAAAAAAAATCATAAAAAACCATTCTTTTTTAAATCCAGTTATCGTAGACTGTACTTCTGATCAATTAATCTCAGAACAATACATAGACTTTTTAAATAATGAATTTCATATAGTTACATCTAATAAAAAAGCAAATACTAATAAATTAGACTACTATCAAAAAATAAGAAAAACAGCTTTTAAAAAAAATAAAAAATTTTTATACGAAACTAATGTTGGAGCAGGATTACCAGCTATTGAAACTTTAAAAAATTTGCGTAATACAGGAGATCACTTAATTCGTTTTAAAGGTATATTATCTGGATCTTTATCATTTATTTTTGGTAGATTAGAAGAAGGCATTTCATTATCACAAGCAACTAAAGAAGCAAAAAAACTTGGATTTACTGAACCAAACCCATGTGATGATTTATCCGGAACAGACGTAGCGAGAAAATTACTTATTTTAGCTCGTGAAGCAGGTTATAAAACAGAATTACAAGATATTAAAATTGAACCTTTATTACCAAAAGATTTTACAAATTACAAAAAACCATATGAATTTTTAGAAAAACTTAAAGAATTAGACCCAATATTCTTAAAAAAAAATAATAAAGCTAATGCTAAAAATAGTGTTTTACGATTTGTTGGAACTATTAAAAATACAGGACAATGTTCCGTAAAAATTGAAGAAATTAGTAAAAATCACCCATTATATAAAGTTAAAAATGGTGAAAATGCACTAGCATTTTATACGAATTATTATCAACCAATCCCTTTAATTTTACGAGGTTACGGTGCTGGAAACAATGTTACAGCATCTGGAGTGTTTTCTGACTTATTACGCATACTTTCATAA
- the hpt gene encoding hypoxanthine phosphoribosyltransferase — MKHTIKIVISEKALNTRVKELGQEITEKYRYSRNKIILIALLRGSFIFIADLCRRINIAHEIDFLTTSSYGQGIISSGDVKIIKDLNEDIYNKNVLIVEDIIDSGNTLSKILSILKLRHPKSVSICTLLDKPECREVDIHIDFTGFSIPDEFMVGYGIDYAQSYRYLPYIGKVIFLK; from the coding sequence ATGAAGCACACTATTAAAATTGTTATTTCTGAAAAAGCGCTTAATACGCGTGTTAAAGAATTAGGGCAAGAGATTACTGAAAAATATCGCTATAGTCGAAATAAAATAATATTAATTGCATTGTTACGTGGTTCATTTATTTTTATTGCAGATTTATGTCGAAGAATTAATATTGCGCATGAAATTGATTTTTTGACGACTTCTAGTTATGGTCAAGGAATTATATCTAGTGGAGATGTAAAAATTATAAAAGATTTAAATGAAGATATTTATAATAAAAATGTTTTAATTGTAGAAGATATAATTGATTCAGGAAACACCTTAAGTAAGATATTATCTATTTTAAAGCTTCGTCATCCAAAATCTGTGTCGATTTGTACTCTTTTAGATAAACCAGAATGTCGTGAAGTAGATATTCATATTGATTTTACAGGATTTTCTATACCAGATGAATTTATGGTTGGTTATGGGATTGATTATGCTCAATCATATCGTTATTTGCCGTATATTGGAAAAGTGATTTTTTTAAAATAA
- the dksA gene encoding RNA polymerase-binding protein DksA, translating into MAQENNEKTSSLNVISVAGLQPYKKKNNETYMNKAQISHFYKILKTWKNQLKNEINHTFFNIQEKATNFPDPIDRATQEEEFSLELRNRDRSRKLIKKIEHTLLRIKNKDFGYCDSCGIEIGIRRLEARPTAKLCIDCKTLAEIRKKQMTG; encoded by the coding sequence ATGGCACAAGAAAATAATGAAAAAACATCATCTTTAAATGTTATTTCTGTTGCAGGATTACAACCATATAAAAAAAAAAATAATGAAACATATATGAACAAAGCACAAATATCACATTTTTACAAAATTCTTAAAACATGGAAAAACCAACTAAAAAATGAAATTAACCACACTTTCTTTAATATACAAGAAAAAGCAACAAATTTTCCAGACCCGATAGATCGGGCAACACAAGAAGAAGAATTTAGTTTAGAGTTGCGCAATCGAGATCGAAGTCGCAAATTGATCAAGAAAATTGAACATACATTATTAAGAATTAAAAATAAAGATTTTGGTTATTGCGACTCTTGTGGTATTGAAATTGGTATTCGGCGCTTAGAAGCAAGACCAACAGCAAAGCTCTGTATTGATTGCAAAACATTAGCAGAAATTCGAAAAAAACAAATGACAGGTTAA